One region of Malania oleifera isolate guangnan ecotype guangnan chromosome 6, ASM2987363v1, whole genome shotgun sequence genomic DNA includes:
- the LOC131157459 gene encoding thiol protease aleurain-like, whose translation MAALALVILLSCIAAAAAHGGSDGNRDFAEENPIRLASDGLRDFETSVLQVVGQTRHALSFARFARRYGKRYESVPEIQLRFEIFSDNLNLIRSSNRKGLSYTLGLNQFADLTWEEFQRHRLGAAQNCSATTKGNHKLTNDALPETKDWRDNGIVSPVKDQGHCGSCWTFSTTGALEAAYTQAFGKAVSLSEQQLVDCARAFNNFGCSGGLPSQAFEYIKYNGGLDTEEAYPYTGTDGVCKFSSENVGVRVIDSVNITLGAEDELKHAVAFVRPVSVAFEVVTDFRFYEKGVYTSDTCGSTPMDVNHAVLAVGYGVEDGVPYWLIKNSWGEEWGDNGYFKMEMGKNLCGISTCASYPIVG comes from the exons ATGGCTGCCCTGGCCCTGGTGATTTTGCTCAGCTGCATCGCTGCGGCAGCTGCCCACGGTGGATCAGACGGCAACCGTGACTTCGCGGAAGAGAATCCCATTCGACTGGCATCCGACGGCCTCCGTGACTTCGAGACCTCCGTCCTCCAAGTCGTCGGCCAGACGCGCCACGCGCTCTCCTTCGCTCGCTTCGCTCGCAG GTATGGGAAGCGGTACGAGTCCGTGCCAGAGATTCAGCTCCGATTTGAGATTTTCTCGGACAATCTAAACCTCATCAGATCTTCTAACAGAAAGGGCTTGTCTTACACTCTTGGTCTTAATC AATTTGCTGATTTGACTTGGGAAGAGTTCCAGAGACACAGGTTGGGAGCTGCTCAAAACTGCTCAGCTACCACCAAGGGCAACCACAAGTTAACTAATGATGCGCTTCCTGAAACg AAAGATTGGAGAGACAATGGCATAGTCAGCCCGGTCAAGGATCAAGGCCACTGTGGATCCTGCTGGACATTCAG TACCACAGGGGCTTTGGAGGCAGCTTATACACAGGCATTTGGGAAGGCAGTCTCTCTTTCTGAGCAGCAGCTTGTGGACTGCGCCAGAGCTTTTAATAACTTTGGATGCAGTGGCGGTTTGCCATCCCAGGCCTTTGAATACATCAAATACAATGGCGGCCTTGACACTGAGGAAGCATACCCTTACACTGGAACAGATGGTGTCTGCAAATTCTCATCAGAAAATGTTGGTGTCCGAGTTATTGACTCTGTCAACATTACCCTG GGTGCTGAAGATGAATTAAAGCATGCAGTTGCCTTTGTTCGGCCAGTGAGTGTGGCATTTGAGGTAGTGACTGACTTTCGGTTCTATGAAAAGGGTGTCTACACCAGTGATACATGTGGCAGCACTCCCATG GATGTGAACCATGCTGTGCTTGCTGTTGGGTATGGAGTTGAAGATGGTGTTCCCTACTGGCTTATTAAGAACTCATGGGGAGAAGAATGGGGTGACAATGGCTACTTCAAGATGGAGATGGGGAAGAACTTGTGTG GTATTTCAACTTGTGCATCATATCCTATCGTCGGTTAG